The Rufibacter sp. DG15C region CATCTCCTTCACATTCTCCAGGGCAGAAAGCGCGTCTTCAATCTCTTTGGTCACTGAGTTCTCTACCTCATTTGGCGAAGCACCCGGATATAGCGTGGTAATGGTTAATACCGGCGGACTGAACTTGGGCAACAACTCGTAGTTGAGGGAGTTGTAGGAGACAACGCCTAGGAGCGTGAGGACCGTGAAGACCACCACTACCAAGGTTGACCGCTGTATAGATAATTTGGTTATGTTCATGTTCTAAACTTCTTCTGTAAAAAGAAAAGGATGATTACTTAAGCGGTGTTACCTGGATGCCTTCGCGCAGGTTGATCTGGCCACTGCGTACCACTTGCTCTGTTGGTTGAACCCCGTCCAGAATCTCTACCTGGTCTTGCGTTACAATGCCCACTTTCACTTTGCGCAGATAGGCTTTGTTGTTTTTCACCACGTACACGCTTGGGTCCTGAATGCTACCTACAATGGCTTCACGGGGTAACAAAAGCGCGTCACGCTGGGCGTTCACCGGGAAGAAAGCGGTACCGTACATACCCGCACGCAGGTTGTTGTTGGCAGTGTTTTTTACTTCAATCTCCACGTCAAACTTTAAGCTGGCATCTGCGGCGGCGCCAATGGCCATCACCGTGCCTTCGTATTCCTGGGCTCCGCCTGCGTTGGCAGTCACTTTCACCTTCTGGCCTTTGTTAATTAAAAGCACTTCAGACTCAGAGGCTTTCACATTCAGTTTCAGGCGGTCAACGTTCACGATGTCATACATCTTGGTGCCAGCGTTGGCGTTCAGGTATGAGCCTACCTCAATGTACATCTCGTTGATTTGGCCGCTAATGGGGGCCGTCACGCGGGTGTTGTTCTGGTTCTGACGGGCGGCTACCAACTGCGCGCGGGTAGCGTTCACGTTGATTTGAGCGTCTTCTAACTGGCGTTTGGTCACCGCGTCACCGGCAATCAGATTTTTCATGCGCTCCAGGTCTTTCTGGGCTTTCTGGTAGTTGGCGTTGGCCGTAGCTAGGTTAGCATTGCTGGTGTTATCTTCTACCTGCAACAGCAACTCGCCGGCGCGCACTTTGTCGCCTTTGCGCTTAAGCACCCGCTGGATCTGACCAGAGATCTCTGAAACCAAGGTGAGGCTCTGCACGGGCTTGAAATTTCCTTGCGCGGTGAACGACTTGTCCAGCTTAGCCGACGTAACCTCGGTTAAGGTCACCGGAATGGCCTCGCTCTTGATTTCAGCAACGGCAGCCTTAGCGGTCATTTCTTTTTTGTTCTTGTTTAAGGTGTAGGCAACGGCGCCTATCAACACAACTGCAAGCAGGATATAAATCAGTTTTTTCATTTTATGGGTGATGTACAGGTAAGGATTATTGGACTAGGTTACTTAATTCGCCGCGGGCTTTGAGGTAGTTCAGCTGCGCGATTTTGTGTTTCAATCGTTCATTGTTGACGTTGGTCTGCGCCTCTCTCAGGGCCACCTCGGCATCCAATAAATCTGTCAAGGGAGAAAGACCTTCTTTGTATAGTTTGTTGGTAGTGTCATACACCTCCTGGGCCATGCGCACGTTGCGCTCCTGGTTTTCAATAGACAATTCACTGGTGCTTATTTGCTTGAGGGCGTTGTCTAAGCTCATCTGCGTGTTCAAGGTCAGGTTTTGAATGCTTAAATCCGTCTTTTTTACCTCTAGCTCTGCCTGACGGGTCTGGTACTTGCGCTGGAAACCGTCAAAAATGGGCACGTTCAATTTTAAGCCCAGCACAAAGGTGTTGAACCAAGGTTGGCTGGTGTCAAAGAGGTTAAACTCCTGGCGCTGCGCATTGTAAGAATACTGACCAAAACCAGCCAGCGTAGGGTAGGCCCTGCCTTTGATGTTTGAAATGTTCAGGCCGTACAAGTTCTTCTGAGTCTGCAAGGCTTTGAAGTCTGCACGGTTGGCCAACACCTCATTGGCATTAGCCGTTAGCGGAAGCACAGTGGTGACCAAAGTAGTAGACTCCTCCAATTCAATGGGCTGATCCATGGGCATGCCCATGAAGAACTTAAGAGCGTTCTTCTGCTGCTCATAAGTAGAGGCCAAGGCCTCGCGCTGGTTCTCCAGATTGGTTTTATTGACCGTGATGCGGTTCACATCTACCTTTTTGGCGAAGTCGTTTTTGTATTGCAGCGTCAGAATCTTCTCTAATTGCACCAAGCGGTTGTAGTTGGCGGCAATAGTGTTGAACTGCTCTTTGGTCTGAAGCGCCTGTAAGTAGGCAGAGCTCACGTTGTACAACACGTCCTCTTTGCTCATCTGGGTACGCAGACGGTACAAGTCACGGGTAGTGGCCGCCGCTTCTAATCCTACAAAATAGGACTTGCTGAAAATCAACTGAGACAGCTCTAGCCCGCCGGTGGCGTTGTATTTCTGACCAAATTTCACAGGCACGTACGTGCCCGGCTCGCCAATGATTTCACCTGGCAACAACTGGGTAGGGATGGACGGAGAAACGGTGAGCTGTCCAGTACCATTAATCTGAGGCAGACCAGAGCCTTTGGTTTCCTTTATCTTATATTCAGCGCCTTGCTCATCCAATTGAGACTGTTGAATGGAAATATTGTTAGCGGTTGCAAAAGTAAGCGCCTCTTTCAAGGAGAGAGTAGTCCCCGCCTGAGGTTGATTTTGCGCAAAACTGGACCCTGCCGTCAGTGAGAGGAAAAGCCCCAGTAATAAATGCTTCTTATTCACGGTTTTACTAAAATTAATTGGTTTGTATCTTTCTTTGTAGTTCAGGAAAATGAGAACCAAATGGGTAAAAAAATTATTTCTGTCGGTCTTTCAACCATTTTTCCAGCAGCATGGGCACTTGGGAGGATAAGAACTCCATGAATTCAATCCGGTCCAACACTTTTTGGTTCATGTCTGGGTTGGCATCACCTCTTAAGTCGTTGGCCTGTCTCAATAGCTTACTGAACGCCAAGATGGAGTTCATCTTATTAACCACTTCCTGGTTCCAGTTGTCCAACAGGGCGCTAAAATAGCGCTTGCGATCCCCAGAGAAGGTAGTGTACTCTATCAGGCGCATCTGCAACAACAGATTTAAGGCATTGCTTGTAGCGCTTTTGCTAATGTTCAAGGTCTCAATGATTTCTTCAAAAGTGAGGTACGGTTTCTCAGAAACAAACAGCAAGCCCATGATGCGTCCAGTCACCGGCGGAAAGCCTTGCTGCTCATGGTAAATGCCAATCTTTTCAATTAGCTGCTTTTGCTCTGGTGATAGTTTTAACACAGGTTTGTTCTCTTTGTTTGAGGTAGAACGCTGCAAAGATACTGGTTAGTTTCTTTAGTTCTTAATTTTGAGAACTAATTTTTATTCTTTTTTATGAAAAAGGTAAAAAAGGGTATCCCAAGGCCAGATTCTGCGATTTTAGAAAGAGGAAGGGCCTAAAGATGGCGCAAAGATAATGGAATATTTGACCTGCGGATGAAGTAGTTGTGGGCGCAATGGGGGAATGATTGCTTCCCAATTAACTTTTCACAAACCGCTTTTGGCTTACTTTCTGGAAAACAAGCCAAAACAGAGGTGATGTTTAAATATAGTGCTAACAGAAGTGATCTCGTTTTAAAGCAGACCTGCTGTAAAGTGTTGGTATTTTGCGTAAATAAATTCTATACGGGTGATGCTTTCAAGTGTGTTGTTAGGTTTCCCTATTCATTGGTTTTGATTACGAAAGCCTTCAACTCAGCCATCTTCCCATCCCTAAATCGCCAAACATCACAGTAGGAGTATTCAGCCATTTGACCATCAGTATCTTTCAATCTGATTTTGCCAAGGGCAGTCACATAATCGCCTTCTGCTATCAAGTTTTCAACCATAAACTTAGGAGGCTCCAGATACGCAGAGGCTATGTACCGCCGGACGGCTTCCTTCCCTAGTAAGATCTGGTCCCCCACGAAGGTCCACGCCGTATCATCGGTGCAGAAAGCCAGAAATCCTTCATTGTCACCCTTCGTGATAGCCGCGTTTGCCTTTTCTAATATTTTCTTATTCTCCTCTGCCATTTAGATTTCTTTGCTATAGGTTAAAGTTTTATAGAATAATTATGGTCAGATGTTTCTCAAATAGGTAGCACCACTCTTTAAGACGGTATCTACAAGTCTTTTTGGGTGTTTAATTAACAAGGAATTTATAGTAGCCTTAACGGCTAGTATAAAAAACGTGCGAGGCCGTCGGCCGAAGCATGATTTTTATACAATGTTAGCACCTGTAATTTTTAATTTTCTTTAAGAAAGTATTCTCTGTTAGCTAACAGATTCTCCAGTTCATAAAACCAGAAGTTACCCTCACTTACAGCTTTCTCATCTATTGACTTTAATCTATAGTTAAGCTTTTCAAATTGTTCGTCCGTGAAATTGGAGTCGAGGAAAGCGTCCTCTCCATTCAAGCTTATTACTTCTTTCCCAAATTCCTTGTAGGCAGATAGAAACTGAAATAACTCATTTACTGAAGTATTAACAAAGGTACTTTCGAATTCCTGCTCATGGTTTAGCACAACGACTTGGCAACCATTCATCAAGTCGATACAAAATGGGTCGCCGGCACCTTCTGAGCCAATTATTAGAAGAAATTGATGTGCGAATTCTTCAGTTTCATAAACAAGTGCAATCGATTCTAGATTTAGAGTCGCTTCATTATGCCCAAATGTGAGAAAAGGTGCAGCTGATTTTGGGAGCCCGACTATAGACAAAAATTGAGTTGTATCATCATTGGCTCCCTTTTTTGAAAGTAAGTCACCATCAAATTTGGACAGCTCTTTACCAGTCCAGTATTTAAGCAATTCTTTATAATTCATATTTATTGGTGCTAACTATTGTATAAACCGAACTATTCGGCTTATCTGCACTTTGTGCGTTATGCAGGTCCTTACTAAATTCTTATTTTAACCCAACAAAAGTGGGCTGATGAATATACTACATTTAGTTTGTTGCATATTCATCAGCCCACAATGAAACCAAATAATAGGCTCCATCATAACAGGTACAGGCATATGCGCTCATGCATGGCTGATTCTTCCTCAGCAACCTGTACATTTCCTGCTACTGGCCAAAACGCGTCCCGAAGAAGTCACCTTGTTTCCAGGTTGGACGCTCTGGGGTATTGGCCACCTGGTAGCTGATTAAGAAGTTGAGCTGCACGTACTTCCTGCCGGCGTCAAAGTCAAAGGTGTCATTGAGTTCATCCTGTGGCTTGTGGTAGTGGATGGCGCGCCATTCGGCCACTTTCTTGTTGAGGTTGTTGAGGCCGTCGGCAGTTTTGTTTCCGTACTTGATGTGCAAAGCCGGAATGCCCTGCGTCACGAAGCTGTACTGATCGCTGCGTATGAAACGGTTCTCATTCGGCTCTGGGTCGGCTTCTACGGTCATGCCCAGGTAGGAAGCCGCATAGGCCACCGGTGTCTCTAAGGTAGAATGGTTAGAGCCTAAGCCCACCACCGATAGGAGCGGGGCAATGATGGTGGGCATGTCGGTGTTTATGTCAGCCACAATACTGCTCTTTGGTACGGTAGGATACTTGGCAAAATAGGCAGAGCCCAGCAGACCCATCTCTTCTGCAGTCACCATCACAATTAAGATAGAGCGCTTCTGTTTGTCTTTGAGGCGGGTGTAAGTGCGGGCAATCTCTAACAAGCTAGCTACGCCAGAGGCATTGTCATGCGCGCCGTTGTTGATGGAGTCGCCGTTCACTGGGGCCGTGATGCCCACGTGGTCCAAGTGTGCGCTGTGCACCACGTATTCATTCTTCAGTTGTGGGTCAGAGCCGGTAATCTTGCCAATCACGTTCCAGGAGTCGAAGTCCTTGTTAGAAGAGGTGTAGCTGGCCTTCACGGTCTGCTTTAAATCTGCCGAGGCGGGTTTGCCACTGCGCAAGGTGCTAAACGCCTGAGCCGTATCAAGACCCGCTTTCACAAAGAACTGGTGCGTAGCCGGCGCCGACAACGTAGCCATCAGTTTGATTTTATCTGAGACATAGTTTCTTGAGGTGGCTACTTTGCCATCAGCTCCGGCCACGCTGTTCACGCCTCTGGAGAGGTTGGGTACGGTAGCTTTCGGGTTCTGCGTGTTGGTGGCCATGAGCACGCCCACCGCGCCATGCTCGGCGGCGTTTCTCAAAATGGTGGTCACGTCAATGCTGTAAGAAGCCACGGTAGAAGGGAAGCTTTTGGGAGCACCGCGCAGTACCATCACAATCTTGCCTTTCACGTCAAGGCCCGCATAGTCATCATACCCCAGGTCCGGGGCCGAAATGCCATGCCCCACAAACACCACCGGCGCGTCTACGCTAGACTGGGCTTGCTCTGGGTGCGGGTTAATGGCCACGTCTTTGCCCACGGTCCAGGTCTGCGGAGTACCTTGGCCCGTCACCTGGCTGGTGAAAGAAGCGTCGGCGCCTGTGAAGGAGCGTCTCAGGCGCACTAGTTGCAGGTAGGTGTTGTTTTCGCCGCCCGGCTCTACGCCCATTTTCTTGTATTGATTGACCACGTAGTCCACGGCCATCTGGTAGCCTTCAGTGCCCGGTTGGCGGCCTTTGAGTTTGTCATCTGCCAGGTAGGCAATGTGTTTTTTGATATCGCTTGGCTTAGTTTTCTTCAAAGCCTTGGTCACGTTCTTGGGTACCTCCAGCGTTTGGGAGAAGGCCGTGCCCGTGCTCAAAAGCGCACTCAGACACAGCAGGAGAGAGGATCGTTTCATGTTGTTGGTTGTATGAGATTGGAGCAGGAAATTACTAATTAATGTAAGACGGAACACTATTTCTTGGGACACCATGGTCGTTTTTGGCTTGTTTCCCAGAAATCAGGTCAAAAATGGAAACAGCCTAAGAGCCTGTGAGTGTAGAAATAAAAAATCCCTGCTACGGGCATAGCAGGGATTTTCAA contains the following coding sequences:
- a CDS encoding M28 family metallopeptidase — its product is MKRSSLLLCLSALLSTGTAFSQTLEVPKNVTKALKKTKPSDIKKHIAYLADDKLKGRQPGTEGYQMAVDYVVNQYKKMGVEPGGENNTYLQLVRLRRSFTGADASFTSQVTGQGTPQTWTVGKDVAINPHPEQAQSSVDAPVVFVGHGISAPDLGYDDYAGLDVKGKIVMVLRGAPKSFPSTVASYSIDVTTILRNAAEHGAVGVLMATNTQNPKATVPNLSRGVNSVAGADGKVATSRNYVSDKIKLMATLSAPATHQFFVKAGLDTAQAFSTLRSGKPASADLKQTVKASYTSSNKDFDSWNVIGKITGSDPQLKNEYVVHSAHLDHVGITAPVNGDSINNGAHDNASGVASLLEIARTYTRLKDKQKRSILIVMVTAEEMGLLGSAYFAKYPTVPKSSIVADINTDMPTIIAPLLSVVGLGSNHSTLETPVAYAASYLGMTVEADPEPNENRFIRSDQYSFVTQGIPALHIKYGNKTADGLNNLNKKVAEWRAIHYHKPQDELNDTFDFDAGRKYVQLNFLISYQVANTPERPTWKQGDFFGTRFGQ
- a CDS encoding efflux RND transporter periplasmic adaptor subunit, which produces MKKLIYILLAVVLIGAVAYTLNKNKKEMTAKAAVAEIKSEAIPVTLTEVTSAKLDKSFTAQGNFKPVQSLTLVSEISGQIQRVLKRKGDKVRAGELLLQVEDNTSNANLATANANYQKAQKDLERMKNLIAGDAVTKRQLEDAQINVNATRAQLVAARQNQNNTRVTAPISGQINEMYIEVGSYLNANAGTKMYDIVNVDRLKLNVKASESEVLLINKGQKVKVTANAGGAQEYEGTVMAIGAAADASLKFDVEIEVKNTANNNLRAGMYGTAFFPVNAQRDALLLPREAIVGSIQDPSVYVVKNNKAYLRKVKVGIVTQDQVEILDGVQPTEQVVRSGQINLREGIQVTPLK
- a CDS encoding TolC family protein; the encoded protein is MNKKHLLLGLFLSLTAGSSFAQNQPQAGTTLSLKEALTFATANNISIQQSQLDEQGAEYKIKETKGSGLPQINGTGQLTVSPSIPTQLLPGEIIGEPGTYVPVKFGQKYNATGGLELSQLIFSKSYFVGLEAAATTRDLYRLRTQMSKEDVLYNVSSAYLQALQTKEQFNTIAANYNRLVQLEKILTLQYKNDFAKKVDVNRITVNKTNLENQREALASTYEQQKNALKFFMGMPMDQPIELEESTTLVTTVLPLTANANEVLANRADFKALQTQKNLYGLNISNIKGRAYPTLAGFGQYSYNAQRQEFNLFDTSQPWFNTFVLGLKLNVPIFDGFQRKYQTRQAELEVKKTDLSIQNLTLNTQMSLDNALKQISTSELSIENQERNVRMAQEVYDTTNKLYKEGLSPLTDLLDAEVALREAQTNVNNERLKHKIAQLNYLKARGELSNLVQ
- a CDS encoding nuclear transport factor 2 family protein, with translation MAEENKKILEKANAAITKGDNEGFLAFCTDDTAWTFVGDQILLGKEAVRRYIASAYLEPPKFMVENLIAEGDYVTALGKIRLKDTDGQMAEYSYCDVWRFRDGKMAELKAFVIKTNE
- a CDS encoding GbsR/MarR family transcriptional regulator → MLKLSPEQKQLIEKIGIYHEQQGFPPVTGRIMGLLFVSEKPYLTFEEIIETLNISKSATSNALNLLLQMRLIEYTTFSGDRKRYFSALLDNWNQEVVNKMNSILAFSKLLRQANDLRGDANPDMNQKVLDRIEFMEFLSSQVPMLLEKWLKDRQK
- a CDS encoding SUKH-4 family immunity protein encodes the protein MNYKELLKYWTGKELSKFDGDLLSKKGANDDTTQFLSIVGLPKSAAPFLTFGHNEATLNLESIALVYETEEFAHQFLLIIGSEGAGDPFCIDLMNGCQVVVLNHEQEFESTFVNTSVNELFQFLSAYKEFGKEVISLNGEDAFLDSNFTDEQFEKLNYRLKSIDEKAVSEGNFWFYELENLLANREYFLKEN